Within the Kluyveromyces lactis strain NRRL Y-1140 chromosome A complete sequence genome, the region GTTCTTATTTCCTCAGTATTTGTACAGTTATAAAATGTCTCGAAGAAGGTTGAATTAATTCACATGAATTTAAAGGTTTCTTATTGAAATTTAGACACAAATAACGTACATCAAggaattgttgaatacaGAGGAATAACCTTCAAAGCAACGCAAGTACTGATATAAAGCGATTAGTGAATAGCAATTGGCTGCTTAGAAACGTTGCCATTGTCAtacatttttgaatatttaGAGATCTAAACGTTTATTTACAGGaatcaataataataggGTCAAGGTAATTGAGAAAAGATCTACTAGTTTAACCACCCTTAGTTGCAATTTCGGTTTATACCATACGGAAAGGGAAGGAAAGAGAGTAAGGATACTGCAGTCAAGTCTTATTAGAAGCGTTTCCTtaaagttttggaagataTGGATGCGATCTGGAAGAGCACAACGGGGCGGTCTGATACCAGCCCATCGCAAAGCACTCAGAGCCTGTTAAATGACAAGCTTGTTGAGAAGATTATATATATGGCATTGCCTGCCTCTAATGATCTGGCTACTGATACTATAGAGAATAGGGTACAGGCAGGTGCAGGAAGACCTGGCTTGTCTGTGCCGATAATGAGTAGGAACTTCGTGCAGATGAATTCGAGGCTTGGCGCCCCATTCATGATCATTGATGAGATAATAAGGATCTTCAATTGGACTAATGCAGCTTATACTTTATGCATAATGTCATTCTATTCGTTTCTAGTGTTGAAACCATTACCAGTGCTTGTATCGGGTCCTTTCGTGTACATTCTATTTGGCATCATGTCACCAACGTATATGGATATACATAAGCCTGATCCTCACATGAACTTAGATCATAACCCAATTCCTGCTCGCGGGCCTCCGTTGAAAAATCCACAATTGCCAGGTCCTGTTCCAGAGTTTAGCAAGGAGTTCATATTAAACTTAACTGACTTGCAGAACCATATGACGTTATATGTGATGGCATACGATTTCGTATCGAATTTTTTGGCTAAGTTTGCATACTTTAAGAACGAGAATGTCAGTTCGGCCGTATTTCTAGGACTACTGCTATTCTCTTGTATCAATTCGCTAGCTATTGATAGTATTTCCTCGCTAATACCTTGGAAATTCATCTTTTTATGTGCCGGATGGACTTTTGTAATATCGTTACATCCAAAGATAAGGGACACCATGTTTAATTTGATGTATTCAGAGGAGACACGGTTAAGGATACTTACCAAGATGAACCACATAGAGCGTATTATAAACGATAAATTTGATTCTTATGAACccagagaaagaagagaagcTTCGATATTCGAGCTTCAGAGGTTCAATGCGGAGGAAAAAAGTTGGGAATTGGTTGGTTATTCTACAGATGAATACGCA harbors:
- the PEX29 gene encoding Pex29p (similar to uniprot|Q03370 Saccharomyces cerevisiae YDR479C PEX29 Peroxisomal integral membrane protein involved in regulation of peroxisome size and number genetic interactions suggest that Pex28p and Pex29p act at steps upstream of those mediated by Pex30p Pex31p and Pex32p); translated protein: MDAIWKSTTGRSDTSPSQSTQSLLNDKLVEKIIYMALPASNDLATDTIENRVQAGAGRPGLSVPIMSRNFVQMNSRLGAPFMIIDEIIRIFNWTNAAYTLCIMSFYSFLVLKPLPVLVSGPFVYILFGIMSPTYMDIHKPDPHMNLDHNPIPARGPPLKNPQLPGPVPEFSKEFILNLTDLQNHMTLYVMAYDFVSNFLAKFAYFKNENVSSAVFLGLLLFSCINSLAIDSISSLIPWKFIFLCAGWTFVISLHPKIRDTMFNLMYSEETRLRILTKMNHIERIINDKFDSYEPRERREASIFELQRFNAEEKSWELVGYSTDEYALFSESRMKELSTSQIPNVQTLAEVKPPAEWDWLLNVDWTLDLHPTEWVSAGFIQYVDVDNETKWVYDVELNGERGQYRRRRWVKACIRQKHFTAAVKNGGNSTTKSNEVNETDDEMESVDRNLYNGYASITQTSFSGADKNATKTNDANNDNGIVKSPSTASISSFISQGSTNSVAQQTNSAEKSKAVRSLTDLLSLTG